A stretch of DNA from Glycine max cultivar Williams 82 chromosome 18, Glycine_max_v4.0, whole genome shotgun sequence:
gtggaaattagtagaaaaacctgaaaattatcctatcataggaacaaaatgggtttttagaaataaattagatgaacatggtataattattagaaataaagccaggttagtagcaaaagggtataatcaagaagaaggaatagactatgaagaaacatatgctactgttgcaagattagaagccattagaatgctattggcatatgcatccataatgaattttaaactttatcaaatggatgttaagagtgcctttctaaatggattaattcaagaagaggtatatgttgaacaaccccctggttttgaaattcctgataaaccaaaccatgtttataaattacaaaaggctctttatggtttgaaacaagcccctagggcatggtatgaacgattaagcaattttcttctagaagaagatttctccagaggtaaagtggataccacattgttcataaagagaaagcataatgatattttgttggttcaaatatatgttgatgatataatttttggatccactaatgattcattgtgcaaggcgttttcccttgatatgcaaagtgaatttgaaatgtcaatgatgggagaactaaagtactttctgggattacaaatcaagcaaactcaagaaggtatattcatcaatcaatccaaatactgcaaggaattgatcaaaagatttgggatggatagtgcaaaacacatgtctacaccgatgagcactaattgttacttagataaagatgaatctggtcagtctatagacataaaacaatatcgaggtatgatcggatctcttctttatttatctgctagtagacctgatattatgtttagtgtatgcatgtgtgctaggtttcaatccaaccccaaacaatcacatttaagtgcagtaaagagaatcatgagatatctattaggaacaatcaatttaggattatggtatcctaagaattcaacatgtaacttaataggatattctgattctgattttgccggatctaaaactgatagaaaaagtacaagtggaacttgtcaatttattggatcggctcttgtctcatggcatagtaagaaacaaaacagtgttgctttatctactgctgaagcggagtatatctctgccggtagttgttgtgcacagattttatggatgaagcaacaattatctgactatggcatcattcttgatcgcatacctattaagtgtgataatactagtgccataaatctatccaaaaacccagttcaacattcaagaactaaacatatagagattagacaccactttcttagagatcatgtcctaaagggagattgtgtattagaatttgttgatactaagaatcaacttgctgatattttcactaaacctctccccaaggaagtgttcttctctattagaagagaattaggactcttagatgtaagagatttagaaaaatagggattgattggttgattgattgattgattgattggttgattgaatggttgattgattggttgatttactcttaccttttgattgtagattattgtgtttgatcttgtttgaattcttgtttttatgatagaatttatgatttcttgtgtatataataattgaatgattgaatttagtgtattagtagtgaaaattagtcatataggatgtatttCAGCATAAACATGGATATTCTCTTAAGAAattagcctaggataggctctggtaatcgattaccatccagtgtaatcgattacacatgaacaggcagcctgtaatcgattacaacatcctgtaatcaattaccagaaggcttattgggcctgtaatcgattaccaatacctgtaatcgattacaatgcgtcatcttctataaatactcacgaaatcagagctgctgcgcagccaaagcatcctccacgttttcctccatacctagaacttcaaaccttcgattctcactcaattcttcaccaaatcacgtcccgtaaagcccaatcttcctctttttcactcctctttcacttccaccgatcaaaatccagaaaaacttcatcaaatggcagagccatcaaagaagagaaagggatcatcctccaccgctaccgctgctgcccatcgccgtcacggcccatccggagcacccacagcacctattcctccttctttgtcatctccaagatcatcaacactattttcatccgatgatcaacgtctacggtacctttctcagttttcttctagaataatcttagatcctaagtacctagacgtagagttctttaatgatgaaacgtttgattgctatcaagtgtttcaaaactctggtcttattgatttcatgtcattaaaattgccgtattatcctgaacttgttaaggtcttctactgcaatttaaaaattcaggatggtattattatgtctgaggtgcatggtacttctatggtcattgatcagtcacttttcttttctttgactcatttacccagtcaaggtgcaccttttgagggcaccattgttgatgactggaaattcgattattcaagtcatgatgctcgtcgcatggtctgcaatgatcaagctgaaatgaccggtagattgctggccgggtcattaacttttgataatcgcatcatgcattatatcattgttagaattttgcttcctcggtcttcaaatttagcacaagcctctgaggaggatttgattcttatgtgggcttttcttaccggtcttcagatcgactgggcccatttggttcggtaccgaatgcataaggcattacgggccaatgcacctcttccttatccacatttgattactctgtttttgcatcattttcaaattccgcttgatgatgaaccctttgttcaagtcaagcgttcctttgcaattggtgctggtgcagtgacctcctttgggtatcgtaaagatcggaatggacaatggctgaagaaggatgcactccctcctcaagatgaatttactccttcacctcctcctcaacgtgaagattctgcactcatgaatgaagtcctctccgaattacggggtcttcgttcttatgttggtgaccgcttcgactcgttagattcacgctttgccggtatggacattcgccttacacagcttgaagaggatgtcggatacattccTCAGAGTTTTGatcttcctccaccacctccatcttcttagattttagtttctaactatatgtctttttataagccgtgtattttggcttttagtttcttagaatttacattattatgctaagtactttgctttTTTTATCTgttggtttttaaatttcagtcttggaaattttgtggttgttgacattttatgttatttgaattctagtttgattatttcttgtttgtgagtttggattattgtgttttttactctgatatttatatcgttctactccattgttatatctgtgttgattcccgagttctttggctttttgatgttgccaaagggggagaaaaggttgtagaaaaagcttaagaaaaagcttaacaaacttagaaatcaagtgatcatgaattccgaaatatagggggagtaaacgctttatctatatatacaattgtttgttgcttgcttgaatcttgatttcaggtattgtattgtcatcatcaaaaagggggagattgtagatgcaattgcctttgatgttttgatgatgaacatgatgatgtgttgcaattgatgcaaatgagcttttcaagattaaattcaagacaatgcttcaagattacaagtcacaacatcaagatgatcactagaatattaggaagggaattcctaattgaattagcaaaggtttggccaagtgatttatattaaaaagtgtttctcaaaggttttactctctggtaatcgattaccagaggatgtaatcgattaccagtggccaaatacgttttataacagctacaaaaatttgaattcgaaattttagactgtgtaatcgattacacaattttggtaatcgattaccagcagttagtaaacgttttatttcaaattttaaaagctgtaatcgattacacaattactgtaatcgattaccagacaggattttcagaaaaataatttcaagagtcacaacttttcaaaggctttactcatgaccaccaatggtctatatatatgtgacttaaacacgaaattgctcagagattttcagaacaacaaagggtttatcctctcaaagagcaaattcattttatcctcttaagaattccttggccaattcaattgcaattcattaaggaattatttgagtgctcaatctgtaaaatctatctctttctagagagatttgttcttcttcttcttctcattctctaagggattaagagactgtgagtctcttgttgtaaaggatctctaaacacaaaggaaggattgtccttgtgtgtttagaacttgtaaaaggaatttacaagatagtggaactctcaagcgggttgcttggggactggacgtaggcacaagggtgtggccgaaccagtataaaactgagtttgcattttctcttcccttaatctcctttatttattattgctttatattcatattcaaattgtttcatttgaattaatatttaagaagattgtcattaagggaattcataacttgagtaaaaagtgaaatagatttttaattaggggaaacagtttcgaatatcttaattcaacccccccccccttcttaagatatctgaggccacttgtctaacagattgtaagtcattttcaactaaccattacaattatgtttcaatattttgagaatgtcatgtaccactgtgtgttttctgtgcaggattcatttgaggagcaggccacacagggatcgttcaTCCCCCATGGACATCAGGATGTTCtcgccgctgctattggacgtccagagcaccctggatatgtccgtgctgctggagccggtgtcaccatcaagcaatactttggatcggctccacgaacgtcccgcagcgcttcctccctgcctcctgacgaattacaGCAACTGGCCcagcagatcagggaccagctagaggagtccatcacagagaaagtgatgaggcaggtcatggcatcctttaGCCAACTTCAGTTgtagatgcaatctcagggacttttagtgcctcctgagcctctgattggtccctccggtcctcgagtgagcacaaaggggagttgtgttgatcccttaggaaacgatcctgagacgggtgactctgacaggtgtggcttgtacatagaagcagatcctgcctgcctggttgccatggggagactttatgagggatccactgttgttcataacactcctttgttgcctggccaagtaaaggtgagtgtggaggaggttacagatgcagatgctccagttcctgtacccactgatgaggtttccttagtggggcaggcacttcacaccttccttgcttggccggcacatctggtcaagtctttatcacagcatgtacttattgtccttactatatgtttcttctttttaaattaattcattaagcgtgcctcaaattaggctatttaactttgtttcatgaacaggtagctatgtctccggcaaaaccacctcaGAAGCCCGATctggaggtcgatgatccgctttatctgatgacattgaccatcctagagcttttcttgaggccttatcaggttagatgggatgccaccgtgttcggggtctttaatccagatttccccctctacataaagcacgaagacctctccgaaatcgcacacggtggtcaatgtctcagcatatcagtgttacggttgtggattctgtaagtctttatataaaaggcttttaattacctaagttatggctttcaattcataaatatttaactttgacttaacataaacaggcatctcactgaaacatgtatgtgagtggggaattctgatatctatggattcctcgagccacagtccattcagaggtctgggcaatcgcagtttgagtctgaaagttacataaagagttggatgcagtgttcacaacgcgatgtctatcttggagcctacctaaatgggtaagtcacaaaataactaaatttaattaatgtttactaatgtactaacccattttaggttccactgcagcggacactggcagatggtggtcatcctgcccaaggaacacctagttgtttggttttgttcattgcataacaggccagacaactacctttaggggattattaataggttagtgttcttttcaatacatttgcattgtaatacctcaacgtacaacaccagtttttaattgttactcatatggaacagtgctatcaagggtcttgatgatgctccacagcctaaatcaaaggcttctgctaggtggattgtcgtcaaggtacgtcatttacataaaacttccacttatatatatttctttatgtgtctgtacactagttgtttaattaatatccaaatttcattatgtatttagtgtaatagacaaaaaggaagtactgagtgcggctactatgtgatgcactggatgtccaccatcattttaggaacttttaagaataattgggaagcggtaagtttatttcaaacaaaatcgatttatttataatttgtattacattattaacttattatgatttatttcatcatgcagtattttaacgatcctagaccattagagacagagagattaaaagcattgcggatccagtgggcacaattttatctccgagttagagttcaggcctaggatttagggacattatctttagctttagtttactttggtttaacattttttacattttctatgtaacatgaacattgaattcatttgatgattgttctttatgataaatcaattatttgatgtttattatcattaaaactgctttaaagcataataaaatgtttatttgctgtgaattgggcctagaattgcatttgacaggtacaatttgggtttactgtaaaaacagaaagtatatataaaaaaaatacttgaaaacaacatcggttattaacaaaaaccgatgttaatatcataaacaacatcggtcatttacaaaaaccgatgtcgatatgaaccttaacatcggttgtaattgaaaaccgatgttaacatttatatattaacatcgattatttgtgtataaccgatgtcagcgtttgtatttcaacatcggttatctgtagatAACTGATGTCAACTCtagtacattaacatcggttaattataaataactgatgtgaacatttgaatattaacatcggttatgtacacataaccgatgttatacacaaataactacaccaaataagtgtatgcatcatcaacgttgacatcggttttctagcaaaactgatgttaatggaatatattaacatcggttatcgtaggaaaccgatgttaatatattacattaacatcggtttttcctaaaaaccgatgttaatataacatattaacatcggttttactggaaaaccgatgtcaacgttcatcatgcgtacactttttttgttgttgttcattgtgtttaacatcgggtatttagagaaccgatgttgtcatatacatgttaacattggttctcgaaaaccgatgttaacattgatacattcaacatcggcactttcaacatcggtttttgaactgatgtagaatgttctaaataaccgatgttgaaagtgtattttctaatagtgataaGTGGACACGATTGATTTAATAGTGCATTGGTCATTGAATATatcttaacaaaattattttcctcTTAACAGGGCACACATACTCACTAGAGTTGTAGAtttgatataataaaaagtaattaactCTTTTACGAAATAAGTCTTGTTTGCTTAACAACTCATTAGATCATccacaattaaaattttttaaacatcAAAATCCAAGGTATGATAGGTCTTCTAGTGATTATTAGTAGATCATCTAGacctaacatattaatttttaaaaaattatcaaaaatacTGAAAGAATTTGCATGCAACATCTATTACATTCCCAAatctttttacattatttatagaaaaaatcgtggccaataattaatattagagCTTCCCATTTAAATTTACACATTAATATacattaacataattaaaacaaaaaatattagcaTTGGTTATACGTGTTATTTATGGATTATTCCGCTGGAATATATTAGAATTATGTTCATATTCACAATTACATATTACATGTGTTTACGAAATTATCCTGCATTTGAGCGGGAAAATGATTGCATTTAATATTCTAGCTCacctctctttatatatatatacataaagataaatataaagattaatagCTTACAATTCACGTCTTATATTTATAAGTAAGGGTTGTCGTTTATAATTAAGCTGTAATTTTATTGCCGTTAATATCTTGGTTGGGGTGCTTTTTTTCAATctcattcaacaaaaaaatagttataaatgacagtaatatgatttttagtttttctccATTTAATACTATTTATAGCTATTAGTTGATATTAATATTAACTATATTACTGTCTTTATCATTGgacattaaatttgtaaattgcATGTCTTCTCTATATAAACATGAGCTAAGTActagaaggataaattttagcctcttttattttcactagagtggtttctgattttttttatattatttcttattaatttttttccaaacaaCTTTTAGTTTAAACAgagctttaaaattaaaaacaaaacaaactaacACAACTTAGTTTTAACTTTaacttaaaagtaattttaaagtaaaaataaagttgGGCTAAATGAatcctaaaaataagaacaagagCTTAATTTTTAACGAGACTAGCATACAGAAGCTCATTCCAAGTATCAGGAACACCAGCTAGGCACCAGTGGCTACAATCCGGGTCCAAATGCCCTCCAAAGCCATAAACAGACGGGTGGCCATCTATCCTTAGTTGGGATAGGGTAGTAATGTCCAGCAAATACACAGGCTTTTGCATGGCTCTTAGCACTTTCTCCAATACCAACTCTGCTGGGAGTGGTCCTCCTGGGTACCTGAATCCCAATATTGGCCTAGTTTGCCCTTCACATAAGTTTGCTCTTGGCTCACCCCATTGCGCTGGACTGGAACAATTCAAACGCAAGTTAGTTAACTCCAGTTTTACAAAACTATatgttgattttctttttatttgtatatatttttacaatgaccagttatctttttttaaaataaatttttttttattttggtaaatgATAAAGATGGGCTGAGGGATATCCTCTTGCTAGAGTTCATTATCTTGTTTGCCTTTGCCCTTTACAAAGTCATCAACACAATATCATCATCAATCTTTTTCCTacgtacttttttttattgagtgaAATCTATGTGAGTCAAACTCAGGCTATCATAGactaatgaaaattaattttagttattatgcTAACCAATGTCACAAACAAAACTACCTCACCTCGgactaaaattattaacttttaaaaaagtaagcTGCTAATTATTACTTACAAGTACATATCATGATAATCAAAAGCTCACGAAACTACTTCTCAGAAGATTGGTTAATTTTCTTGAAGTCAAATAGAAGTTTTTCATTGAGTATATGAACTTGGAAGGTGAGTTTTCTAGTGGATTTTCATAtgttataaatgaattaaattaaaaaaaaatctctttgaaaatgaaatatccctaaaaaaattgatatcacaattttacaattttaagaaacatttaaaaattatagcaGATACTTACTTTTGATGATCTGGAGAGACTCCTTGGAAGAACACCCTTGTTCGGGTAGGATCAATATTGTAATCAACCCATTTGGCCCATGTATTCAATGCTATCTCATATGCAACCAAGCGATCCATGTCTCTATATGTATGATTCCCTACTTGAATCAAATCCCATCTACAAGcccaaatcataaaaaaaaaagaaatagaaaaaaagtgtTATAGATCGATTTTGCATGTGAAATATGATGAAGAGTGAAACTAGCTTATAAATGAGTACATACGGTTGTTTTCTTCCTGTGTGAATCCACCAATGCCAAGAGTCAAATATCATTACTTCTATTCCTTTCCACGTTTGGCCAGCTTGAATTGAATCTAGTTTCAATACTCGACCGATACTCTCACCAACAATGTCCACAAGTAATGCATTGCGCGAGAACATTACCTTAACATCATAGGTCTGCAAAATTATGAGATAcaccaatttatttttaatttttaatttttatatattagagAAGATGCCGATGAATGACGCATAAGGAATATGCTCATCCAAGCACCAGGAAATGAATAAACATGCATACAAGAGTTTCAGTGCTGCATGATGTAAAATAGTAGTAGAGGTAGAGCCAATCCACTACTACAAGAGATAAATGATCACTGATACTTGCTCCATTAATTCAAGACCAAAGTTATGTGGTATTTGTCCCAAGAATTGAACCTGAAGTCAAGATTGTTACCGCCGAAACAATTTTCCTTGTCCTAGTTTGAAATTTTTCATTGTTTCCTAACTTTTAACTCGACATAATCCGTTTCTTCCACTATTTTTGTCGGTGTGTTTTCAACAATAATCTTGGTTCTTCTGTTATATGTCTAGATTATTAACCAGCATGTTATTACTCTTCAATGATGGATCCATGAAACCAAAGTATtacattaatctttttttatcaatacaACCTTCATTCTATAAATTGGTTGGTTACCTTTTCTTGCTTGCATGAGTGGGAATTTAATATCTTGGGTGTGTCAATAGTTAACTAAGAGACTAGTTGTAAAAAtgcattattaatatatatgatgtCATTTAGATTATCATTGATTGACAACAATGCtctatttaatttcaatattatcCATGTATGCATGGTTGCAAcccaatcaaaattttattttgcaacTAATTATCATTTGGAGTTAAAATTGGGAGCACAACAACTACCTTGACATGTCTCAAGAAATTGGGGTGAATGTGAATGTGTGTAGATGTGATAGGTTTGGGTAGGGACTGACTAAGAATATATAGGAAGAAAATTAAGacaaataaaagttataaaagtGATCTAACCAAAAAGGTGAAAATGGAGACATCTCCATTCCTTGCTAAGTTGTATGGGGCTTGTGGCATAGCTATGTGAAGCATGCAAGTGAGTGATTGCCATTGGTTCAAACCCAAAGAGTCTCCCACAAACATGATACTCTTCCCTCTAAGTCTTGTTAGGAAATCTTCACCATTGAATCTGCAAAACAACAACATTCATTAAAATGGTGATAACATGGTCTTGATTATCATTGAAATGGCTTTTTGTTTGGAACTAATGTAGGATGTGATCTTAATTGAGAACCAATTGGTTGAGAGCAACTTTACAATTGATAACTCTTATTTAATGGAGGAAGTCTGCCGACTTATACAGTAAACTTTTTAGAGGAtggaatataaaacaataaccgtcaattttgttaaaattagtgtaattataattataattatacatatattatacacattacaaaattataaaaactttaacttcatattttaattaataattattattttataatttatattagaaatttCATCTCGCACTCAATTCAAGCTAGGCTTGAACCCCACCATCATCCCAAGAAAACAATTTACTAGCTTCAGGGGATTTTTGTCCCTCTTTGATTTAGCTTAGTTGGGCATTGTCTTCTTCCATTTAAAAGTCAAATAACTAACCAGCAGATTCAAAGGTAACTGACACGGAATAGTAAATTACTATTTATACACAACTTGTATACAATCTTTTTAACATACATGCAGAATATATAGAAAAGTAAACAATATAAGACACAACTGACCAATTTATACCGATAAAAATAGTCTTAATTGCTCACTATCTTTCTAAATAATATTCTCTTCATCTCAATT
This window harbors:
- the LOC100785226 gene encoding protein trichome birefringence-like 43 — translated: MEWSFSISVVLFLTLLIQIHGSGYLDHKQARGFAENYGCNLFQGSWVYDDSYPLYETSQCPFIEREFDCQNNGRPDKFYLKYRWQPAGCNLTRFNGEDFLTRLRGKSIMFVGDSLGLNQWQSLTCMLHIAMPQAPYNLARNGDVSIFTFLTYDVKVMFSRNALLVDIVGESIGRVLKLDSIQAGQTWKGIEVMIFDSWHWWIHTGRKQPWDLIQVGNHTYRDMDRLVAYEIALNTWAKWVDYNIDPTRTRVFFQGVSPDHQNPAQWGEPRANLCEGQTRPILGFRYPGGPLPAELVLEKVLRAMQKPVYLLDITTLSQLRIDGHPSVYGFGGHLDPDCSHWCLAGVPDTWNELLYASLVKN